In Patulibacter sp. SYSU D01012, a single window of DNA contains:
- a CDS encoding NAD-dependent protein deacetylase, which yields MPVLNTALDDLAAVLRPGGALVLSGAGLSTESGIPDYRGPDGKRRVTPMQYRDFVGSSAARQTYWARSFVGWQNFSAAKPNGGHAAVARLQAAGFVGPVITQNVDGLHQEAGATDVTELHGSLARVVCLTCGDRSSRWDLEARMRHDNPAFVVDSGEIRPDGDVSLNALDVADFVVPRCLVCGADTLKPDVVFFGENVPKPRVEHCFALTDAAASLVVLGSSLAVFSGYRFVRRAAANGTPVAIVTLSPTRGDGEAAVVVNAPLGETLGALARRLGA from the coding sequence GTGCCCGTCCTGAACACGGCGCTCGACGATCTCGCGGCGGTCCTGCGGCCGGGCGGCGCGCTCGTGCTCAGCGGCGCCGGCCTGTCGACCGAGAGCGGGATCCCCGACTACCGCGGGCCGGACGGCAAGCGGCGGGTGACGCCGATGCAGTACCGCGACTTCGTGGGCTCGTCCGCGGCGCGGCAGACGTACTGGGCGCGGTCGTTCGTCGGCTGGCAGAACTTCTCGGCCGCGAAGCCGAACGGCGGCCACGCGGCGGTGGCGCGGCTGCAGGCGGCGGGGTTCGTCGGGCCGGTGATCACGCAGAACGTGGACGGGCTGCACCAGGAGGCCGGCGCGACCGACGTGACGGAGCTGCACGGCTCGCTCGCGCGCGTCGTCTGCCTGACGTGCGGCGACCGCTCGAGCCGGTGGGACCTCGAGGCCCGGATGCGGCACGACAACCCCGCGTTCGTCGTCGACAGCGGCGAGATCCGGCCGGACGGCGACGTGTCGCTGAACGCCCTGGACGTCGCCGACTTCGTCGTGCCGCGGTGCCTGGTGTGCGGCGCGGACACGCTCAAGCCGGACGTCGTCTTCTTCGGCGAGAACGTGCCCAAGCCGCGCGTGGAGCACTGCTTCGCGCTGACGGACGCCGCCGCGTCGCTCGTCGTCCTGGGCTCGTCGTTGGCCGTCTTCTCGGGGTACCGCTTCGTGCGGCGGGCGGCGGCGAACGGCACGCCGGTCGCGATCGTGACGCTCAGCCCGACGCGGGGAGACGGCGAGGCGGCCGTCGTGGTGAACGCGCCGCTCGGCGAGACGCTCGGCGCGCTCGCGCGGCGCCTCGGCGCCTGA
- a CDS encoding SGNH/GDSL hydrolase family protein: MPRPVRFLVPSVLLVLLLACGAGGAVADEYVALGDSYSSGTGTRRYVDRPCRRSTAAYPVLVAAGRPGTTLRFVACSGATIPDVERDQLGALTPATGLVTLTIGGNDAGFTRVIARCALPMWAARCAPPVDRARRFIARTLPGRLDGLLREIGRRAPAARVIVLGYPGLFNGIDCGPATFFSRDDQRRLNRTAELLRDTLRARAAAHGALFGDVMPAFRGHAVCDDVEWLNGLSHPLRESFHPNAAGHAEGYAPLVRALAG; this comes from the coding sequence GTGCCCCGCCCCGTCCGCTTCCTCGTTCCGTCCGTCCTGCTGGTCCTGCTGCTGGCCTGCGGCGCCGGTGGTGCCGTGGCCGACGAGTACGTCGCCCTGGGCGACTCCTACTCGAGCGGCACGGGCACCCGACGCTACGTCGACCGGCCCTGCCGGCGCTCCACGGCCGCCTACCCCGTGCTGGTGGCGGCGGGGCGGCCCGGCACGACGCTGCGGTTCGTCGCCTGCTCCGGAGCCACGATCCCGGACGTCGAGCGCGACCAGCTCGGCGCGCTCACGCCCGCGACGGGCCTCGTCACGCTGACGATCGGCGGCAACGACGCGGGGTTCACGAGGGTCATCGCCCGCTGCGCGCTGCCGATGTGGGCGGCGAGGTGTGCGCCGCCGGTCGACCGGGCGCGGCGGTTCATCGCCCGCACGCTGCCCGGGCGCCTCGATGGGCTCCTGCGCGAGATCGGCCGTCGGGCGCCGGCCGCGCGGGTGATCGTGCTGGGGTACCCGGGCCTGTTCAACGGAATCGACTGCGGTCCCGCGACGTTCTTCAGCCGCGACGACCAGCGGCGGCTGAACCGCACCGCCGAGCTGCTCCGCGACACGCTGCGCGCACGGGCGGCCGCGCACGGGGCGCTGTTCGGCGACGTGATGCCGGCGTTCCGCGGCCACGCGGTCTGCGACGACGTCGAGTGGCTCAACGGCCTGTCGCACCCGCTCCGGGAGAGCTTCCACCCGAACGCGGCCGGGCACGCCGAGGGGTACGCCCCGCTCGTGCGCGCGCTGGCGGGCTAG